From the genome of Syngnathoides biaculeatus isolate LvHL_M chromosome 4, ASM1980259v1, whole genome shotgun sequence:
tcataaaagaaaaaagggtTTATCACATTTCTTGAAATTCTCTCATTTATAACCGCTGCACATAGCTGCAGCTGGATGCTTTTTGTGCAGTAGATCAGGACAATTACGAGGCATTAAAAAGTGGCATTTAAACATATCAGTCGTTCATTTCgcatgcatttttgttgtaGTCTATCAATAAACTGAAAAACGTAATCACATGCTTGTACATTCATTATAATATGCGTATGCAGTGGATACTGTTCAAGTAAACCAGAGGGGTCAAACTGGGGCACGTTCACCCTAAATAAATGTCAAGTGGGCCAGACCACAATAGTTTTGACttaaattcattcattgtgcttttcctcacaaaagTCACGAGTTTCTTCTtgcgaaaggcagactaaaccctgaactggtcaccagccaatcgtagggcacatagaaacaaacaatcatttgctCTCCCATTAACACAATGCAGGCTCTTTAGTGTGCTCCTTGAACAATGGCATGATTTGGTCTTCACAAGTGCATTAAGTGTTCTAAGTGCACCCTCCAGTGGACAAAAATAGCAATAGCAGTGAACGTGTTCACCATCCCCTCAGGCTGGATTGGACTCCCTAATGGGTCGGTTCTTGCCCGTGGCCATATGTTTGACTACCCTGAATTAAACCAACGGTAATCGTAATCCCTCAGGTCCCTGAACAAATTTGAAACCCGCACCAGAGCCTTGACTTGCTGCAGAGTAAAGGACCACCAACTGCTGGGCCAAACACCCGGACTGATAACCTGCCGGCCACCGCAACTCTTGACGCTATCGAAGAGAGAAGCGAACTGCCAAACAATTCAATTTAGCAAAATGTACATGTTGATacaattctgattctgatcagatttgaaccccggtgcttagaactctgaggccaacaatcAAACCAGTTGTCTCACTGTGCCACCCACTCCCAACTAATGtttgcaaaaacatacaacatacatATTTGCAGGGTATTGAGAGTAAAATGACCTTGATGAATGCGAATATTCACAGGAAAATTAACAtgtatttagaatttttttacgTTACTATTATTCTTTTTCGGGCGccactcagctggtaaagttttggcctcacagttctgaggtcccgggttcaattccggacccgcctgtgtggagtttgcatgttttccccgtgcctgtgtgtgttttctctgggcactccggtttcctcccacatcacaaaaaaacatgcaacattaattggacactctaaattggcccgaggtgtgattgtaagtgcgactattgtgtgtctccatgtgccctgcgattgactggcaaccagttcagggtgtagcccgcctcctgcccattgacagctgggataggctccagcacttcctgcaaccctcgtgaggataagcggcaaaaaaaatggatggatgaatggatattattctttttattatattgttttgtctttaaatTAATGTCATTACCACCTCCAGCATCAGGGTTCACACCATCCTACTGGTCATGACagatttcattatatttttcaattcagCTGTAGAGGGTATAGGTTAATAGGtaattaatggtggaaaaggttttgcaatttatcttggtctcatttatcacacaaataaaacaaggCAATTGAACAAAAACGCGTAGAACATTGTGTAGAACAACTGTGCTATATGTCATTTATTCAGCCATTCAGCCTGTACGCTGCTGCTCTcatatgtgtgcgtgtatatattCTCTAATGtctatactgtacacacacccacacgcaaATGTATTGCATAGTGTTTCAAAACTGTCACACACTGATGGGCTGGCGAATGTGCCTTGCAGACAAGGGTTCGGGCTACTTCTATAATTTCACCCAATCTGAAGGCTTCGCAACCAGGAAGTGAAGTAACgcacttttcattttgtttgcacatgcatATACTCTTCTTTTTAATGTACCTGCCAGGTAAGGCTCCGGAAAACTCTTCATTCGGCCATTCGATAAGACAGACAGTTTCTTTATTCAGTGTTAGCAGCTGGTATGTATGAAAAGTACGGAAAAGAGTGAGTATTAACACGGGACAGGTACTGAACACTTCAAAAGGTCACGTGAAAATAGGTATGTATGTTCAAgtttgtgttttgaaaaaatatatattttaaagacGACTAGTGCTATAAGAATAATTTTCttgtcaaaatataaataagttTATTCCGGGTTCTCTTTAAAATCTGTaataatgcatttatttattgtcaaCATGTTAATGCAAAGTCATTAGTGGTGTTTGTGCGTTCGTGGGTGGGGGGATGTCGAGAGTtgaagtgtgattttttttttttttttttttttgctttgttttggtttcgTCGTAATCAGAGTTTCAAACTTTGATAGCTTCATTATTTTTCCTATTTtcaaaatactggtaaaaaaagaaaatgctaacAAGAGAAACAGACAGCATAACTAAACTACAGTCGGCCAAAACTCAAATGACGATTAACGccacagaaaattgatgaattgtTAAATGAATTTTCATTGTTGCAGGAACTGTTCCATGACCTGAGAGTTCCACCGATCCTATTGTGTCTGCAAAGATGCCCCTGTTTCAAGGCTCCTCTGCCCATGCGGTGAAGGACCGGCCCAAGTGGAGGAAGACTCTGCGCAGTAGGGTGTCAGAGGAGGACGACTCGTTGGCTTCACTGACGCAGCTTTGTCTGCTGAGCTTGGCTGACAATATGAAGAAGGTGTGGGTGAAGGATTATGCTGACAACTACATGGATATCTATTCTTTCAGATACATCATGGGGCCTTTCAATTTCCTCTGTGAGTCGCGGGCGTGATAACAGGATTTACCTCTCTGCACCACACTCAACTTGGCTAATTCAACTGGCCTCCTGTTTGTTTTCACTCTTACAGCGGGTGAGCTGGTGGAGGAGCTGACATGTCTGCTGTGCTCTCAAAAGAAGCTTTCCCGTGCTGCCCTCCACCTCCTGCTAGTGCCACAGCTGAGAGGTCTATCTCTGGAAAAATTCCCTGGTCTGGTCACCCCCGCCCTGTGTGCCATTATTGCAGCACGGTGCCAGGTCAGACAAACTTATTGGGAACCTTTGCAAAAGAGTTAAAAGATAGACTATCACTTTATTGGAAGTTtgatgtggttaaaaaaaacaacaactttgtatTACTTAGAAATaactttgaaaagtacaatCTGACATTAATTTGAATACATGAATTCCCTTTAAaaggaaggagctacattgtgtctttgtggatctagtgAAAgaccatgacagagtaccaagagaagaactgtggtactgcatgggaAAGTCTGGTGTgtctgagaaatatgttagaataatactgGACATGCATGAGAGcagtagaacagtggtgaggtatgccgtaggcgtaacagaagaatttaaggtgaaggtgggattgcatcttTGGGATTCAgttttgagccccttcctgttcgctgtggtagtggataggctgacagatgaggatagactggaatccccttggaccatgatgtttgcagatgatattatgatatgcagtgaaagcaaggagtaGTTGGAGGAACAATCAGAAAgctggaggcacgcactggaaaagagaggaatgaagattagccgaagtaaaacagaatatatgtgcatgaatgtgaggggcagagggagaagagatagcgagggtgtacgacttcaaatacttggggtcaacaatccagagcaatggtgagtgtggtaaggaagtgaagaaacgggtccaaacaagatggaacagttggcggaaggtgtctggtgttctatgtgacagaagagtatccgcttgcaaagtttataaaacagtggtgaggccggccatgatgtacggatgagggacggtggcgctgaagtaacaacaggaagcagaactggaggtggcagaaatgaagaagttaaggttcttgctcggagtgagcgggttggataaaattagaaatgagctcattagagggacagccaaagttggatgttttggaaacaaggtgagagagagcagactttgatggtttggacattttcagagacgagagagtgagtatattggtaaaaaggtgctgaggatggagctgccagggaaaagagcgagagaaagaccaaagagaaggttgtgagggaagacatgagggcagttacaTGACATTTTATGATCAGACCACACTCTCAGGTAATACCGATATCATATTGCAGAAAACTGTACAGGGAGTTTCTCCAATCATATTGAGCGCCGCTGCTTACAACTGACGAGAGTAAACTACAACGGTCAACATGCAAAGGCTATGACAATTCACAAACCCCTGTTCAGATAAAAGttttttgtgatattaaaaaaaatgacagcaagatgcaacaattttaattttcagtCATTAATGACACCTACAACATATGCAACTCAATTGATTGATTTGCAGAAGCATAAATCAcctgaactgaaaaaaagtgGTTTCACGAGTGTACAGATCTGCTTATAAATAGGAAGTGGTTGTGTTTAGAATCATGTTTTGGGACGATTTTCCATCAACTGAAACCGGGGCTTGAGACAAGGTTGAAGGAACTATGAACCGTTTGAAACGGCCTTCAGTGTTCGCAAAAGCCCACATccagacagtttaaaaaaaaaaaaaaaaaaaaatcaaaagtctcaactcaactttatttatagaCCGCTTCAGATGtcctttattttgaatttttagaCCTTCATAaagtgactctctaacatgaATTTTCTATAAGGTGTCAGTTtagtcaataataataaattaaacccCTCAGTTCTGCCTTACAAGTCTCCAcaaaaggcccctctgacagctactggggtttgacccagttttataTCTGCTGTGTCCACATTTAGCAAAGGCCACCCCATTCCTCTGATTATTTGTATAGAAGAGCCAACTGGGGGAGCACACttttttgttatgttgaaagaaaTGGTGGCGGGAGCGGAAAGAGAAGGCAGAGATTTTCGGCAGACGCTCCCgaaattcaaatgacctcatttcaggccttttagcaaaaaaaaaaaaacgaaaaaaaaaaagtgttccaaaCTCAGTAACGTGAGGACCATTTTAGATCATATTCCATGTGTTTTACTTGGGGATTATAGAGACATTATTACATCCTCCTATCCCAACATCCCAAATACAAGAAAAAGctggtttggcaaaatattgtaTGTCCCCATTAAAAACACCCCAGCTGCAAACAAAGTCCttcatgttatatatatatatctgtcaaTTAATTGCAACATTAACATTTACTATAACGTGAATTTGATTTGGGGTTGATCAGAGGCAGTTTTAATGGTGACAGGTGTATGCTCATTCCcatttaaaatgagtttgaatatGTTCATTTTGAGTCACATCCCATTTAAAAGAGGGTGTTCGCACTTATGCAATCacattttttcagttatttttacttccatTCTCAAAAAGATTAAAAACCTACAACCGACAGTTGCTCTCATGGggaattgttctcaaattgttATTACCACTTCTCTCCTAATAGAAGACAAAGTATtaattcttgatttttttttttttttttttttttggtgtgtgtattgatttgttttcatgCTTCCTTCAGGGGCTCCACCGCCTCAACCTATCCGGAGCCCAGCAACTTCCATCCAAGGCTCTATCAGAGACACTCCGGTGTCTCCCTGTGCTGCGTTCACTTTCCCTGTCGGGCACTTCATGCGACAGCGGCATCATCCGGACCATCGTCTTTCGGTGCCCTTTGCTGCGCCATTTGGATGTATCCGGGTGTCACTTTCTCCCCCCCGCTGCACTCCTTCCCCTTGGAGCTCTCCTTCCATCGTCTACGTGTTCGCCTTCCAGCTCCTCCTCTTGCACGTCGGTGTCTCCGCTGCCTCTCTGTAGTTTGCTGGCTCTTGATATCGGCTTTGGGGAAGAGGAGGGAGACCTTGCGGCGGTGGTGGCCTACCTGCTCCTTTCTCTGCCCCACCTGGAGAGGCTGGCCGCGGAGGGACTCTCACAGGCTTGCCGGCTGATCCATCGCAGAGACTTTACACAGGTGAATTCATTCGCTGTTCGAGAAGGGCTACCCAGGTTGGAGGAGGTGTGGAGGGATAGGAGGCGCATGCAGCACACTGATTCATGGAAGACGAGGAGGGAAGGAGCTCAAGATGGTTATGATAGTgagagtgatgatgatgaggaggatgagaaagatttctctcagaatgtaacaaatgagaaaaatggtgatgacCGCATAATACTGCGCTTAAGAGATGTCAAAGGTTTAACATGTGAGTATTTGGACAGTTTTGGCTGTTTATGCCCAAATATCAGATCCATATCTGTGAATGCTGAAGACGAAGAGGACCTTGGAGGTAGAAATCTTGCGTCTCTTTTAGCCACGGGGCTGCAGTCGTGGTCTGGTCAGCTGAGAAGCCTCTCTGTGCACCACCAAGGCCCTCTCCTGGATCTCCTTCCAGCGTTGCAAGTGTCAGGttcctctctcatctctctcacTTTGGAAGGAGTGAGAACAAACCGTCACTCTCCTCTCCTGGAGCTCATCCGGGCATGTCCCAAACTCAAAGTCTTACTCATCAGTGCAGGGCCTCCCCACGCGTTGCTGGATCAAGAGCCGGATGAACGCGAGCTTCCAAGTCTGCCGAACCTTTGCTCTCTGACACTCAAGTAAGACTacaagtgaatgaatgaatgaacatgaGGCTCAACACCTTTAACTTTCctggaaatattttaaattccaTACATTATACTCactaatacatttttaactgttATAAAAATGTGAAGAGAGGTTAATTCTTTAAAATTAAACTTCAGTAAAGTAAAACTACAGTGGTTTTAAAAAGCTTATGcaccccacattttttttttttttttacccggatGTGTTTTGaactgctttttaaaaatgcccaCTGAAGAAGTAGCTTTTGGTTTGATTGGAAATAAATTACATAATCTTTTGCGTGGGACGGTTCGTAAAAGCCACCACTGAAGCCTTACACAACAATTAAAAGATTGAATATAGAAGTGTTTGACCATTTAGGGCTCTCTAAGTTGCTGTTGAAATTTAATATCTTTAACTGTAGTGGTGTGGCTGAACCAATGAAATCTGGATAAGAGCCTGATGGTGGCTTTCTGGGCTAATAATAGATGCTCTATTTTTAATTGAGACGAGTGAAGAAAGAATTGCAGTTGACGTGACTTGAGGACACAAAAGCACGAATGAATAAGATAACACGGACCCAAGTTTAGAGATTTGGGTTACAGTACTAATGTGttcatcaatgtgttttttttttgcagtttctcATATGAAAACAACCAAATGCGGCCCCCCATGTACTGGATGTCCCTAGTGAACGTGGTTCGTTGCCTCCTGACTGGTTCCCCTTTACTCCAGAGGGTCTCTTTGGTGTCTTTACCGTGTCCACTGAACAACATCCTGCAACGTGTACTGCGCTGCGGCGACCTACACCCGCATTTTGGAGCTTCTAATACCTCTCTTCCCATCCCACTTGGACGAGTACAACATCTTGACCTGCAAAGAACAGATGTGAAGATGATTACCGTGAAAAACATAATACAGCAGAGCAAGAGACTGAAGTGTGTAGATTTGAGTCGCTGCTGGAAAATCAGTTACCAAGAGTGGGCAGACTGCAAAAGGTTAAGTACAGTAAAAGTTATCTGGCTGTAGCCAGGATGCATGCAGATTTTAATGTAATTGAAATGACTGCATTTTTAATTGAGCTATTTAAACGGCAAAGCAGGCTTTTCCGAACTGAAAATCCTGCTGTGTATGTGGACATCAAAAGGCAACTTTGCCACGAGCGTacagtaaatactgtacatttacatttcatgcTGCACAGTTGATTATGCtgggttgcaaaaaaaaaaaactaaattgtttttaaactcTTTTAGGACAACTAAGCATCACTGaatctgaaaatttcagatttaATGCCAAGTTGTTGAGTTTATTAATCAAATTTGACCAACGTTGTTTCCTGTAAATTGAATAGTTGACATTGATGAAAGTAATCATCATCACTGTTAAAAATTCAAGGCATGAACCTCCATTTATTTGAACCTCTAATGCAAAACatctgtacagtacatgtaaacaAATGCGGCCATAgttcataaagttgatgttattgatcaaaaacaatatttctaGATTCAGCACATCAGAATTGTCCTGAATTATCTTTACAAAAATCTTAGataataaatttgtattttaccAGTTATAGATAgtgttgaattaaaaatactgtaccaGATTACTATAATCCAAATACTAAAAACTAACTCTGTTAAATGTAGgtatttgtgattattttttttaaattatgatgtGAATAGTTCTGTCTCTGTAAGTCGAGCATGTTGTCCAGTGACTGAAGAGTAATTGGTTTGAATCCCGGTGCCGACTGTCCGCTTGTcgaagtgtccttgagcaagacaatgAACccctaatttgctcccagtgggGTTGGCAGCGCCTTGCGTGGCAGCAGTCGGCCGTTGGTGTATGAGAGGGTGAATGTAAAGCACTTTTGGCAGTGTGATGGTGCTGGTGTGATGGTTACTATATGTAAATGTACTTTGGGaattttgatacattttgtGGAAaagccatctatccatttcctACAGCGCTTACCATGAGCTTTTCCAGGCCCTCTTTGGAATActcaatcttcttttttttttttcctgttggctcgtcccgttaggtgtcgccacagcgtgtcatctttttcattctaagcctatcttgtgcatattccactgttttaatgttttccttcacaacatccatcaaccttctctttgtcttcctcttgcttttttgcctggcagctccatcctcagcacccttctaccaatatactcactctctcgcctctggacatgtccaaaccattgaagtctgcagtctcgaaccttgtctctaaaacatccaaatttggctgtccctctaatgagctaatttctaatcctattcatcCTGCTCACCCCGAGGGACAACCTCAAAatcctcatttctgccacctccagctctgcttcctgttgtttcttcagagccaccatatctaatccgtacatcattgccggcctcacaactgttttatacattttgcccttcatcctagcacagacccttctgtcacatagaacacctgacaccttccgccagctgttccaccctgcttggacccgtttcttcacttccttaccacattcaccattgctctggattgttgaccccaagtatttgaagtcgtccaccctcactatctcttctcccaggaacttcactcttcctcctcagccCCTCTCATTTTTACTGCATTTCatcttagtttttttgtttgtaggtAGGAataaactgacttttttttttctttagcttgGAAATGTTTCAGATGGTCAGTTACTGTACAGCAACACTCCTCTGTTTGAATGATTATGTCGTACATGTTAGTAGTGTATTTTCAATGTACTACTGACTCCATTCACCTTTATAACTCCTATTAGTAACCAGAGAGGGAGGAGTAGATTGTATTTTATACACAGTACATTAGCATTCTTGAAAgtcattttgtgttattttgttttagatttttacattgcttttcTGTCAAAACTCCCAAGGTCCGTTTGTGGTATTTTCTCTACTTCCATGCGTTCCACTGATTAGCTGTAGTAAGGCTTGCCATCTGATTACGATTGCACTCATTTCCAACTACGTGGCAACCTGTTTGTGCAGTCACAATACAGACAGAGAGGTGTGCACATCTCCCAGCAGCTCAACACGATCACTATCTGCAAACAGAAAGCCAGCATGGTAGGAATGAAGAGGAtttgtgctgactttttttcttaaccTTGTAACCATGGGGATACCATTGTAAGTGCTAATTCTTTTTatgcagtccccccccccccccccccagttttcAAAGCTTGTAACTATTCCACTTTTCTCACTCACGTTCTCACAAAAACTTGATCTGATTGATAAAAGCTGAGATTAGTTTTGGATTCCGCCCCCCAAAATTCATTCGAAACAGCTGTCAGACCAAGCTCAGCAAAAATTGTGTTCCGCAGTGTTCGGAATACTTGCACATTAAACTGATGACTGTTTATTTCAGTTAATTATGACTATTTGATTGGATTTGAACGTCAGAAAACAGGTAAAACTGTTGATTATTCCAAAGGAGAAGCTGATGCTCGAAAATGTCTTATTCTGATGAAACATCAACAATAACAGACTGCTGTCATGAAAGATGGAAATCTGACAATAATTATTaagaggctgaaatctgatgaTTTCAACAATTTTAAGTGAAACAATCGCTGCTCTAAGCAATGTATTGATTATTAAATCATATATTGATTAATTGGCACACCTCAAATGCAATCGCATGTTAtgagaaaatgtaatatttgccctgtgtaatgtaaataatattttcGCATAAAATGCAATTGAGTTACACCTTTTAATTTAACTACTGTATTAatt
Proteins encoded in this window:
- the si:ch211-214j8.12 gene encoding uncharacterized protein si:ch211-214j8.12; translated protein: MPLFQGSSAHAVKDRPKWRKTLRSRVSEEDDSLASLTQLCLLSLADNMKKVWVKDYADNYMDIYSFRYIMGPFNFLSGELVEELTCLLCSQKKLSRAALHLLLVPQLRGLSLEKFPGLVTPALCAIIAARCQGLHRLNLSGAQQLPSKALSETLRCLPVLRSLSLSGTSCDSGIIRTIVFRCPLLRHLDVSGCHFLPPAALLPLGALLPSSTCSPSSSSSCTSVSPLPLCSLLALDIGFGEEEGDLAAVVAYLLLSLPHLERLAAEGLSQACRLIHRRDFTQVNSFAVREGLPRLEEVWRDRRRMQHTDSWKTRREGAQDGYDSESDDDEEDEKDFSQNVTNEKNGDDRIILRLRDVKGLTCEYLDSFGCLCPNIRSISVNAEDEEDLGGRNLASLLATGLQSWSGQLRSLSVHHQGPLLDLLPALQVSGSSLISLTLEGVRTNRHSPLLELIRACPKLKVLLISAGPPHALLDQEPDERELPSLPNLCSLTLNFSYENNQMRPPMYWMSLVNVVRCLLTGSPLLQRVSLVSLPCPLNNILQRVLRCGDLHPHFGASNTSLPIPLGRVQHLDLQRTDVKMITVKNIIQQSKRLKCVDLSRCWKISYQEWADCKRLSTVKVIWL